A stretch of the Photobacterium sp. CCB-ST2H9 genome encodes the following:
- a CDS encoding TonB-dependent hemoglobin/transferrin/lactoferrin family receptor: MQLKPVPLALYALFSPVISSVSFQSVAAPQQQASEMTTVVVTATRIEQPLSETNGSVAVITQEEIEQEGATELYDALSHEPGVSVSGGAGRPQNITIRGMSGNRIAVIKDGVKVADGYGASDMNDVAGHNSFDLGDVKQVEVVKGAGSSLYGSGAIGGVVVLTSKTPSDYLGSEDHYVGLEGGYSGISDKYTSALTTATRLGDTAHLVRVSYWQGSESKNHDQSLYVRDIDGINAALTSEWFLNDSWLLKGKVDYYRQQARREEGIAPTQADGGGWEATSFLEEVDTTTLSARAGAEWEGETLLAEQADINLYYRQTETSGDKDVAMQRTQEGLVFKRRQSENRAFRDHLIGLSADLQQRSAHGELEHTVAWGVQLESMLHERPVNVRIVDWTGDTLSESEPFASARTYSLGIYVHDDMRWGKWNLAPGLRFDAQQMSSELDDTIGSYPLHELRSSELSPSLSLAYQWTPDLNTYLSYTHGFLAPSYAKAYGFVPHLSSDLGNFVIRPNADLEAETSDNFELGSKYDDGRLVVYGAVFYSVFDNFISEKTVGWNEAGKYAEVQYQNLEGVKTYGAELTASYWFTDRLKVSSKLGIVDGEDEHGEPIRTLTPLEGNTLLSYEQDVWNGFVRLNYAGAMNKVPSCQDDLGMSQTCATTSGWMTLDAGAGYDITPEFRINAAVHNLLDREYTRYQDVAGVTESQTRFSTEPGRYFSVNARYSF; this comes from the coding sequence ATGCAGTTGAAGCCTGTCCCTCTGGCTTTGTATGCCCTGTTCAGCCCAGTGATCAGCTCAGTCAGCTTCCAAAGTGTTGCTGCGCCTCAGCAACAAGCCTCTGAAATGACGACCGTGGTGGTCACGGCCACCCGCATTGAGCAGCCTTTGTCCGAAACCAATGGATCAGTGGCTGTGATCACTCAGGAAGAGATCGAGCAGGAAGGTGCCACCGAGCTCTATGATGCTCTGTCGCATGAACCGGGGGTCAGTGTGAGCGGGGGAGCCGGACGGCCGCAGAATATTACCATTCGCGGAATGAGCGGTAACCGGATCGCGGTCATCAAAGACGGCGTGAAAGTCGCGGACGGCTACGGGGCCAGCGATATGAACGACGTGGCCGGTCATAACAGTTTTGACCTGGGTGACGTCAAGCAAGTTGAAGTGGTGAAAGGCGCGGGCTCTTCGCTGTATGGCTCCGGTGCGATCGGGGGTGTGGTGGTCCTGACATCCAAAACACCGAGCGACTATCTGGGCAGCGAGGATCACTATGTCGGTCTGGAAGGGGGATACTCAGGGATCAGTGATAAATATACCTCGGCGCTGACCACTGCGACACGGCTGGGCGACACGGCGCATCTGGTTCGGGTCAGTTACTGGCAGGGCAGTGAAAGTAAAAATCATGATCAGTCGCTGTATGTTCGCGATATTGACGGGATCAATGCGGCGCTGACCAGCGAGTGGTTTCTGAATGACAGCTGGCTGCTGAAAGGTAAGGTGGATTATTACCGTCAGCAGGCGCGCCGGGAAGAGGGCATTGCCCCGACACAGGCGGACGGTGGCGGCTGGGAAGCGACATCGTTTCTGGAAGAGGTTGACACAACGACGCTCTCTGCCCGTGCGGGAGCCGAATGGGAAGGGGAAACCCTGCTGGCTGAACAGGCAGATATCAATCTGTACTATCGTCAGACCGAAACTTCGGGCGACAAAGATGTCGCAATGCAACGGACACAGGAAGGGCTGGTTTTCAAGCGCCGTCAGTCGGAAAACCGGGCGTTCAGGGATCATCTGATCGGATTGTCAGCAGATTTGCAACAGCGGAGTGCTCATGGCGAGCTTGAGCACACCGTTGCCTGGGGTGTTCAACTCGAATCCATGCTGCATGAGCGTCCGGTCAACGTCCGTATCGTCGACTGGACCGGCGATACGCTGAGTGAATCGGAGCCTTTTGCTTCGGCCAGAACCTACAGTCTGGGGATTTATGTTCATGATGACATGCGCTGGGGCAAGTGGAATCTGGCGCCGGGGCTGCGGTTTGATGCACAGCAGATGTCCTCTGAACTGGACGACACCATTGGCAGTTATCCCCTCCATGAACTGCGCAGCAGTGAGTTGTCGCCGAGCCTGTCGCTGGCTTACCAATGGACGCCGGATCTGAATACCTATCTGAGTTACACCCATGGTTTTCTGGCGCCTTCCTATGCCAAGGCGTACGGCTTCGTACCGCATCTGTCGAGCGATCTGGGGAATTTCGTGATCCGCCCGAATGCGGATCTGGAAGCCGAAACCAGTGACAACTTCGAGCTGGGTTCGAAGTATGACGATGGCCGGCTGGTAGTGTACGGCGCTGTGTTCTACTCCGTCTTCGATAACTTTATCAGCGAAAAAACAGTCGGCTGGAACGAGGCCGGTAAGTATGCCGAAGTGCAGTACCAGAACCTGGAAGGGGTGAAAACCTACGGGGCTGAGCTGACGGCCAGCTACTGGTTCACTGATCGGCTGAAGGTTTCCAGCAAACTGGGCATCGTCGATGGTGAAGATGAGCACGGCGAGCCAATCCGTACCCTGACACCGCTGGAAGGGAACACCTTGCTGAGCTATGAGCAGGATGTCTGGAACGGTTTCGTACGACTGAACTATGCCGGGGCCATGAACAAGGTACCGAGCTGTCAGGATGATTTGGGCATGAGTCAGACCTGTGCGACCACGTCGGGCTGGATGACCCTGGATGCCGGGGCGGGATACGACATCACGCCGGAATTCCGCATTAATGCTGCGGTGCACAACTTGCTGGACCGGGAATATACCCGTTATCAGGATGTGGCCGGCGTGACGGAATCGCAGACCCGTTTTTCAACGGAGCCGGGCCGCTATTTCAGCGTGAACGCCAGATACAGCTTTTAA
- a CDS encoding HD-GYP domain-containing protein, translating to MTNVKLPTECLTPGLYIKLPLQWTEHPFMLNHFKIKDEHQIRLIRNLGLKFVFHFPDKSDNPPLPPETVASPPKEISEQEARFIHKHTDRLWREKQRRIEHLKNYKRSLQQCEKSFQRSLSQLRAISQKIKSRPVTAFQDAKELVSDMVDALLDNDNLALHLMSDAQESEDIYYHSMNVAVLSMLLAKSNGMSASDIKTITIGALFHDIGKQKIPTHILRKITPLTEPEANFLKLHPKYSLELSELSEHFPDAAKPILSQHHELMDGSGYPMGLKGHQINRFAQLVAVVNAYDNLCHPMDPSKARIPYSALSYLFKHKKGQYSEEYIALMVRMMGVYPPGSVVLLSNQQVGMVISVNAKRLLYPNILLYEPSVPSNEAPILDLEESELTIERALLPNKLPEPIRQYLNPRTRISYYFDPEN from the coding sequence ATGACAAACGTAAAACTCCCTACCGAGTGTTTAACACCAGGCCTTTATATCAAATTGCCGCTGCAATGGACGGAGCATCCCTTCATGCTTAATCACTTTAAGATTAAGGATGAACATCAAATCCGCCTGATCCGGAATCTGGGTCTGAAATTCGTTTTCCACTTTCCGGATAAGAGTGATAACCCGCCTTTGCCGCCTGAAACTGTTGCCAGCCCGCCAAAGGAAATCTCCGAACAGGAAGCTCGGTTTATCCATAAACATACCGACAGGTTATGGCGTGAGAAACAACGCCGGATTGAACATCTGAAAAACTACAAACGCAGTCTCCAGCAATGTGAGAAAAGTTTTCAGCGTTCCCTGTCCCAGCTTCGCGCCATTTCGCAGAAAATTAAAAGCCGCCCGGTCACTGCTTTTCAGGATGCCAAAGAGCTGGTGAGTGATATGGTGGATGCCCTGCTGGATAATGATAATCTGGCTCTGCATCTGATGAGTGACGCGCAAGAATCGGAAGATATTTACTACCATTCCATGAACGTCGCCGTGCTGTCGATGCTGCTGGCCAAGTCCAACGGGATGTCTGCAAGCGATATTAAAACAATCACCATCGGTGCTTTATTCCACGATATCGGCAAACAGAAAATTCCCACCCATATCCTGCGGAAAATTACCCCGCTCACCGAGCCAGAGGCGAATTTCCTCAAACTGCATCCGAAATACAGCCTGGAACTGTCGGAACTGAGTGAGCACTTTCCGGACGCCGCGAAGCCTATCCTCAGCCAGCATCATGAGCTCATGGATGGCAGCGGGTATCCGATGGGACTGAAAGGTCACCAGATCAACCGGTTTGCCCAGCTGGTGGCAGTCGTTAATGCCTACGACAACCTCTGCCATCCGATGGATCCCAGCAAGGCCAGAATTCCGTACAGTGCCCTGTCCTACCTGTTCAAGCATAAGAAAGGTCAGTACAGCGAGGAATATATTGCGCTGATGGTCCGGATGATGGGGGTCTACCCACCGGGCAGTGTGGTGCTGTTGTCGAACCAGCAGGTCGGGATGGTCATTTCCGTCAATGCCAAACGCCTGCTCTACCCGAACATTCTGCTTTATGAGCCCAGTGTTCCCTCCAATGAAGCACCGATTCTGGATCTGGAGGAAAGTGAACTGACCATTGAGCGGGCTCTGTTGCCCAATAAGCTGCCCGAGCCAATCCGTCAGTATCTCAACCCCCGGACCCGGATTTCTTATTACTTTGATCCGGAAAACTAA
- a CDS encoding DUF1566 domain-containing protein gives MLKKMIGTIFCALVCSANAMAAMQSCGLNIEASAPDIRFQDNGNGTVTDLQTKLVWRRCLLGTQWNSLQQTCDGAPEGYSWKKALFQINLNEKNTVIDGVRGWRMPNIKELVSLREVACISPAVNLKAFPDFIQTEDDKYATTSNVWSSTPHAQSQNILVFGLNDGMIIHYGAQDADFGVLLVSDQAR, from the coding sequence ATGTTGAAAAAGATGATTGGCACCATTTTCTGTGCTTTGGTTTGTTCAGCCAATGCGATGGCTGCAATGCAGTCGTGTGGTCTGAACATTGAGGCAAGCGCACCGGATATCCGGTTTCAGGACAATGGCAATGGGACAGTCACTGATTTACAGACAAAGTTGGTCTGGCGTCGCTGTCTGTTAGGCACACAGTGGAATTCGCTGCAACAGACCTGTGATGGCGCGCCGGAAGGGTACAGCTGGAAGAAGGCGCTGTTTCAGATCAACCTCAATGAGAAAAACACGGTGATTGACGGGGTGAGGGGCTGGCGGATGCCGAATATCAAAGAGCTGGTGAGTCTGCGCGAAGTGGCCTGCATTTCTCCGGCCGTGAACCTGAAGGCTTTCCCGGATTTTATCCAGACGGAAGATGATAAGTACGCAACAACAAGCAATGTCTGGTCATCAACGCCTCACGCGCAAAGTCAGAACATTCTGGTGTTCGGTCTCAATGATGGCATGATCATCCACTATGGTGCTCAGGATGCTGATTTTGGCGTGCTGCTGGTGAGTGATCAGGCGCGGTAG
- a CDS encoding prolyl oligopeptidase family serine peptidase: MKSCFIGIVLSSAASVWCASAAFASDVPVHAEVPGLAETSASYSWLRDDSRQSEKVLTFLRDENQHTEKALTSQAVLEASLLNEWQSRRARVAERPWQLAGKYNYRLTSSDGSVQLLRQDAESGASLVVADFTQRGQQAEYYQLGSWQVSPDHRFVAITEDRRGDRNYRLTVMELSSGREIATVSEQSATDLVWSEDGQSLYFVENEAGTYRPHQVLRWSREGGLKTMLYRESDPAWLVSVYAASSGDYLLIQSNNHDSSEQQLVASDSGQILTTIRSRTPGVEYYADVRYGELYLSSNLQGDFALYRSALNDTQAASWQPVWQPKPHQHIKNWLLFPQHIVLEVTEQQLSRLVVLNTQGRTLFDQVITPEGGVAWLSGNSSRYGQSVMIRSMSLTQPPQWQALDLTELQLTTLSADRYPEFEPDLYRTEQIRVRHGDVSVPVTLAYRTDRLTAKSPVILYGYGAYGTPVRSYFMPQIISLLDRGAIYAIAHVRGGGYLGPEWYAQGKGMLKPNSFDDYLAVAHVMKQFHQGSDRPILALGGSAGGTLVAAALNRQPALFTGAALQVPFVDVIATMADPSLPLTRQEYAEWGDPRDPAQLAVMKQYSPNDNISARAYPPMLVTAGLYDTQVPYWEPARWVMKVRDASLAQGPYLLQTDLSGGHRQDARQAMRQQAREYAFLLSLVPGSTPSP, from the coding sequence ATGAAAAGTTGCTTCATCGGTATTGTGCTGAGCAGCGCTGCAAGTGTGTGGTGTGCTTCGGCAGCTTTCGCTTCTGACGTGCCTGTACATGCTGAGGTTCCCGGCCTAGCTGAGACATCTGCATCATACAGCTGGCTGCGGGATGACAGCCGGCAATCCGAAAAAGTTCTGACTTTCCTGCGTGATGAAAATCAGCACACCGAAAAGGCCCTGACGTCTCAGGCCGTGCTGGAAGCGTCGCTGCTCAATGAGTGGCAGTCACGTCGCGCCCGTGTGGCTGAAAGACCATGGCAGCTGGCCGGGAAGTATAACTACCGGCTGACGTCATCAGACGGCAGTGTGCAACTGCTTCGTCAGGATGCAGAAAGCGGAGCGTCACTTGTTGTGGCGGACTTTACCCAACGCGGGCAGCAGGCTGAGTATTATCAGCTGGGCAGTTGGCAGGTCAGTCCGGATCACCGGTTTGTGGCAATCACCGAAGATCGTCGGGGAGACCGGAATTACCGATTGACGGTCATGGAACTCAGCAGCGGACGTGAAATCGCCACTGTTTCTGAGCAGTCAGCAACCGATCTGGTCTGGAGTGAGGACGGCCAGAGCCTTTATTTTGTTGAAAACGAAGCGGGTACTTACCGTCCGCATCAGGTGCTTCGTTGGTCGCGGGAAGGCGGTCTCAAGACGATGCTGTATCGCGAATCGGATCCGGCCTGGCTGGTGTCGGTTTATGCAGCCAGCTCCGGCGACTACCTGCTTATCCAGTCGAACAACCATGACAGCAGTGAACAACAACTGGTGGCTTCAGACAGCGGCCAGATTCTGACAACAATCCGTTCCCGGACGCCGGGTGTGGAGTATTACGCTGATGTCCGCTATGGCGAACTGTATCTGTCCAGCAATCTTCAGGGCGATTTTGCACTTTACCGGTCAGCGCTGAATGACACCCAAGCTGCCTCCTGGCAGCCGGTCTGGCAACCGAAGCCACATCAGCACATCAAGAACTGGCTGCTGTTCCCTCAGCACATCGTGCTGGAAGTGACAGAACAGCAACTCAGCCGTCTGGTGGTGCTGAATACACAGGGTCGCACACTGTTTGATCAGGTCATTACTCCTGAAGGCGGTGTGGCCTGGTTGTCCGGAAACAGCAGCCGTTACGGTCAGTCGGTGATGATCCGCAGTATGTCGCTGACTCAGCCTCCTCAGTGGCAGGCGCTGGATCTGACGGAGTTACAGCTGACAACGTTGTCGGCAGACCGTTATCCGGAATTTGAGCCGGATCTGTACCGGACGGAACAGATCCGCGTCCGACACGGTGATGTGTCTGTGCCTGTTACCCTGGCTTACCGGACGGATCGGCTGACCGCCAAGTCTCCCGTCATTCTTTACGGCTACGGCGCGTACGGCACCCCGGTGCGTTCGTATTTCATGCCGCAGATCATCAGCCTGCTGGATCGCGGGGCGATTTATGCCATAGCCCATGTCAGGGGCGGCGGCTATCTCGGCCCAGAGTGGTACGCGCAGGGAAAAGGGATGCTGAAGCCCAATTCGTTTGACGACTATCTGGCCGTGGCACACGTGATGAAGCAGTTTCATCAGGGCTCAGACCGGCCCATTCTGGCGTTGGGCGGCAGCGCGGGCGGTACGCTGGTGGCCGCAGCACTGAACCGGCAGCCGGCGCTGTTTACGGGGGCTGCCCTGCAGGTGCCGTTTGTGGACGTGATCGCGACCATGGCTGATCCCAGTCTGCCGCTGACCCGCCAGGAATACGCAGAGTGGGGGGATCCGCGCGATCCGGCTCAACTCGCGGTGATGAAGCAATACAGTCCGAATGACAATATTTCGGCCCGGGCTTATCCGCCAATGCTGGTGACCGCCGGGCTCTATGATACTCAGGTTCCCTACTGGGAGCCTGCACGCTGGGTGATGAAAGTCCGGGATGCCAGTCTGGCTCAAGGTCCTTATCTGCTTCAAACGGATTTGTCCGGCGGACACCGGCAGGATGCCCGGCAGGCGATGCGGCAGCAGGCGAGAGAATATGCGTTTCTGCTCAGTCTGGTGCCCGGCAGCACCCCGTCCCCTTAA
- a CDS encoding DUF1566 domain-containing protein, which produces MKSFQLAVLPVALTMVLSGCNGSGGGSNSNDQSQPTYDVSGRVSSASVDLPMTVCADINRDWTCSADEPSVKATQYNFTLTSTDIRVKTSPLLVQATRVVSARSSASASLNLAAPAAREHAFTLVNGVTTLVVGEMLSGASLESAVATVSNNLKAHGITPPSDLLASSDDSALADLDEKLVALFAQLKAISSDDAAGIAGAAKGFPAYGTALLAGSLNEAQIQEIASLGRLATKQLNDTGMVKHLNLSTGTLSNQPDQGAPGQDASFGLDVTDGGFKLTKLDAKGQSLPESSPDWQCVKDERTGLIWEVKADDQTSFRDKHRLFALETSTLKSHADEIALASCSSDHLAACTTQEYSQKLNDAAYCGKTNWRLPTMNEQYDLLDFSETATDADGNVYGLNVKFFNDQYIGSEDLPYGYYWSSTLLRTDPNYTEGRAISHLSQMTQAKGGTGLGELTAYYAPCMAGEACLSPNVMAVRMVAE; this is translated from the coding sequence ATGAAATCATTCCAACTCGCAGTATTGCCGGTTGCGCTGACCATGGTCCTGAGCGGATGTAACGGTTCAGGCGGCGGCAGCAACTCAAATGATCAGAGTCAGCCAACCTATGACGTCAGCGGCCGTGTTTCCTCGGCATCGGTCGATCTGCCGATGACGGTGTGCGCGGATATCAATCGTGACTGGACTTGCAGTGCCGATGAACCGTCGGTCAAAGCCACGCAATATAACTTTACCCTGACCAGTACAGATATCCGGGTGAAAACTTCCCCGCTGCTGGTTCAGGCCACGCGGGTGGTTTCTGCTCGTTCATCGGCGTCAGCTTCGCTGAATCTGGCAGCCCCGGCAGCGCGTGAGCATGCTTTCACTCTGGTGAACGGGGTGACCACGCTGGTAGTGGGTGAAATGCTGAGTGGTGCCAGTTTGGAATCGGCGGTGGCAACGGTGAGCAATAATCTCAAAGCACACGGAATAACGCCGCCGTCTGATTTGCTGGCCAGCAGTGATGATTCGGCGCTGGCTGATCTCGATGAAAAGCTGGTGGCGCTGTTTGCTCAGCTGAAGGCCATCAGTTCAGATGACGCCGCAGGCATTGCGGGTGCTGCAAAAGGGTTTCCGGCCTACGGGACGGCATTGCTGGCAGGGTCTCTGAACGAGGCGCAGATTCAGGAGATTGCGTCGCTGGGCCGTCTGGCAACCAAACAGCTCAATGACACCGGGATGGTCAAACATCTGAATCTGTCCACTGGCACTTTGTCGAACCAGCCTGATCAGGGGGCGCCGGGCCAGGATGCCAGCTTCGGGCTGGATGTGACCGACGGCGGCTTCAAGCTGACCAAGCTGGATGCCAAAGGCCAGTCTTTGCCTGAAAGCAGTCCGGACTGGCAGTGTGTCAAAGATGAGCGCACCGGGTTGATCTGGGAAGTGAAAGCGGACGACCAGACTTCATTCCGCGATAAGCATCGTCTGTTTGCACTGGAAACCAGTACCCTCAAGTCGCATGCCGATGAAATCGCTCTGGCTTCCTGCAGTTCGGATCATCTGGCGGCTTGCACCACGCAAGAGTACAGCCAGAAACTGAATGATGCTGCTTACTGCGGCAAAACTAACTGGCGGCTGCCCACGATGAATGAGCAGTATGATTTGCTCGATTTCAGTGAAACGGCGACCGACGCAGACGGCAATGTTTATGGTCTGAACGTGAAGTTCTTCAATGATCAGTATATCGGTAGTGAAGATCTGCCTTACGGCTATTACTGGTCATCGACCTTATTACGGACCGATCCGAATTATACCGAGGGCCGGGCGATCAGCCATCTGTCACAGATGACACAAGCCAAAGGCGGTACCGGGCTGGGTGAACTCACTGCTTACTACGCGCCCTGTATGGCGGGTGAGGCGTGCCTCTCTCCGAATGTGATGGCAGTTCGAATGGTTGCGGAATAA
- a CDS encoding proprotein convertase P-domain-containing protein — MKRLILTAAALLCTQAHAGAQHLIYPLETAVIQDRDDALAYVQSRYPQTGTLALLDTRQSLLGTHYHFAPQNDAGQPCEGAIVVTTDRQGQLYRLFNSLPDDTADCVLNLPLPPRPHTLLTPPAGEIVPATMTVFDPDPRTATGLALEGDHADVDDIVIPASAYQTVTGIEVTRQNGRLYLVNDRVMAVDIQSMAELETGPEQGLVSVADGSSFAFTRQDTAFRDVNAFYHLDHSLQYLAALGFTGSRALFTAPLKIDAQGQNTNNSTYLTDTGILAMGVGGVPDSEDADVVLHEFGHAINYQLVPDWKGGDSDAIGEGFGDYWAGAYSFWVQRDRNERFELDVFANWDGVVGALKSRRSLNDQEARYDPEMDYRAHVSVNGTLSDQLWSTPLFQTLKQAEAVYGEAAFDEFNRVVLEGMAGMGFGMKMHDLARSTVDAAQRLYPQKPYAQWLNARFKHHGILRDALVLAQSNSALTVTGKNQTELSLALIQSGASALNNVQVDLAMPALNWHQVVRSELVAAGAVTRVNESVSIPASLQCGETLSLNAEISFSQDTAQQPVNYRQELTFTYGVPVLSQPLLHLQQAIPDARQINQNGKILLGEALVALNVPAGAGLVSYDFAIQLSLSHPRFSDLKVTVRAPSGRSVTLLNYQSFPLPEKTDTFTMANTAGLSELLGEPMTGNWVLEVTDRVTGQSGKIHSWGVGAVTGYDCSQTGTSTDPQNKQTTDNPAKPENSSSSGGGSLGLFSLLFGVVMALARRRQF, encoded by the coding sequence ATGAAACGATTGATTCTGACAGCGGCGGCCCTGCTCTGTACTCAGGCGCATGCCGGGGCTCAGCACCTGATTTATCCGCTGGAAACTGCTGTGATTCAGGACCGTGATGACGCGCTGGCGTATGTTCAGTCTCGTTATCCGCAGACCGGCACCCTGGCTCTGCTGGATACCCGGCAGAGTCTGCTGGGAACGCACTATCACTTTGCGCCGCAGAATGACGCTGGTCAGCCTTGCGAAGGCGCAATCGTGGTGACGACCGATCGCCAGGGGCAGCTGTACCGGCTGTTCAACAGCTTGCCGGATGATACCGCGGATTGTGTCTTGAATCTGCCGTTGCCGCCCCGGCCACATACGTTGCTGACACCGCCAGCCGGTGAGATTGTTCCGGCGACGATGACGGTGTTTGATCCGGATCCGCGGACGGCCACAGGTCTGGCACTCGAAGGCGATCATGCGGATGTGGATGACATTGTCATTCCGGCATCAGCCTATCAAACCGTCACCGGTATTGAGGTGACCCGTCAAAACGGCAGGCTCTATCTGGTCAACGACCGGGTGATGGCGGTCGATATCCAGTCGATGGCTGAGCTGGAGACTGGCCCTGAGCAGGGATTGGTGTCAGTTGCGGACGGCAGTTCGTTTGCGTTTACGCGGCAGGACACGGCCTTTCGCGATGTGAATGCTTTCTATCATCTGGATCATTCGCTTCAGTATCTGGCTGCGCTGGGATTCACAGGATCGCGGGCCTTGTTTACTGCGCCGTTAAAAATTGATGCGCAGGGACAAAATACCAATAACTCCACTTATCTGACCGATACCGGGATTCTGGCAATGGGTGTGGGCGGTGTGCCGGACAGTGAAGATGCGGATGTGGTGCTGCACGAGTTCGGACATGCCATTAATTACCAGCTGGTGCCGGACTGGAAAGGCGGCGACAGTGATGCGATTGGCGAGGGCTTCGGAGATTACTGGGCCGGTGCCTACAGTTTCTGGGTTCAGCGTGATCGCAATGAACGCTTCGAGCTGGATGTGTTTGCCAACTGGGATGGTGTGGTCGGCGCACTGAAGTCCCGGCGTTCGCTCAATGATCAGGAAGCGCGGTATGACCCGGAAATGGATTACCGGGCGCATGTGTCGGTCAACGGAACGCTCAGCGATCAGCTGTGGTCGACGCCACTGTTTCAGACCTTAAAACAGGCCGAAGCCGTTTATGGTGAAGCCGCATTTGATGAGTTCAACCGGGTGGTGCTCGAAGGCATGGCCGGCATGGGTTTTGGCATGAAGATGCATGATCTGGCCCGCTCTACCGTAGATGCAGCGCAGCGATTATACCCGCAGAAACCTTATGCCCAATGGCTGAACGCCCGGTTCAAACATCATGGCATCCTCCGTGACGCACTGGTTCTGGCGCAAAGCAATTCTGCTCTGACCGTGACGGGAAAAAATCAGACTGAACTGTCTTTGGCGCTGATTCAATCAGGTGCGAGCGCACTCAATAATGTTCAGGTTGATCTGGCGATGCCGGCACTGAACTGGCATCAGGTGGTCCGTTCGGAGCTGGTGGCGGCGGGGGCTGTTACCCGGGTGAACGAGTCAGTCAGTATTCCGGCATCTTTGCAGTGCGGAGAAACCCTTTCCCTGAATGCAGAAATTTCATTCAGTCAGGATACGGCTCAACAGCCTGTGAATTACCGGCAGGAACTTACATTTACGTATGGTGTGCCCGTGCTGTCGCAACCATTGCTGCATTTGCAGCAAGCCATACCGGATGCCCGCCAGATCAACCAGAACGGAAAGATTCTGCTGGGGGAGGCGCTCGTTGCCCTGAATGTTCCGGCTGGCGCTGGGTTGGTTTCGTATGACTTTGCGATTCAGCTTTCGCTGTCTCACCCGCGTTTTTCTGATCTGAAGGTCACCGTGCGTGCGCCTTCAGGGCGGAGCGTAACACTGCTGAATTATCAGAGCTTTCCGCTGCCGGAGAAAACCGACACCTTTACGATGGCCAATACCGCAGGGCTGTCGGAGCTGCTCGGGGAGCCGATGACGGGGAACTGGGTGCTTGAGGTGACTGACCGGGTCACGGGGCAGAGCGGCAAGATTCACTCATGGGGCGTGGGAGCCGTGACGGGTTATGACTGCAGTCAGACGGGCACTTCAACCGATCCCCAGAACAAACAAACGACAGACAACCCGGCAAAGCCAGAGAACAGCAGTTCATCCGGTGGGGGTTCACTCGGGCTGTTCAGCCTGCTGTTTGGCGTTGTGATGGCGTTGGCAAGACGCCGTCAATTTTAA